In Actinomadura luteofluorescens, the sequence CCCGGATGCTGGTCGGCGTCAAGGCCATGGCGACGCTGTCGACGGCGCATCTGAACGCCGTGGACTTCGCCAGGACGAGGATCCAGTCGCCCGACCTCGCGCGCAGGGGCGACAGAACCGCCCCGCCCGTCACGATCATCCACCATCCCGACCTGCGCGCCGGCCTGATGCTCACCAAGGCGTACGCGGAAGGGCTTCGCGCCCTGGTCCTCTACACGGCCAGGTGGCAGGACGAGATCATCGTGGGCGGGCAGCGGGGCCTCGACACCGCACCGGCCCGGGCGGTCAACGACCTGCTGCTGCCCGTCGTCAAGGGCGTGGCCTCCGAGCGCGCCTGCGAACGGCTCGCGCACGCCCTGCAGACCTTCGGCGGCTCCGGCTACCTGCAGGACTACCCCCTGGAGCAGTACCTGCGGGACGCCAAGATCGACACCCTGTACGAGGGGACCACCGCGATCCAGGGGCAGGACCTGTTCTTCCGGAAGATCGTCCGGAACGACCGCGCCGCCCTCGCCGCGCTGACGGCGGAGATCACCGGGTTCCTGGACTCCCTCGCCGCCGACGGCCGGCTGGAGGGCGAGTGCGCCGCCGTGCGCGGCGCCCTGGCCGACGTCAACGGCATGGTGGACGCGATGCTCGAACAGCATCGGGCCGCTCGGCGCGACCCGCGCGAGATCTACAAGGTCGGCCAGAACACGACCCGCCTGCTGATGTCCGCCGGGGACCTCCTGGTCGGGTACCTGCTCCTGCGGCAGGCCTCGTCCGCCCTGGCCAGGCTGGACGGAGGGGGGCTCTCCGACACCGACCGGGCGTTCTACGCGGGCAAGCCGGCCGTCGCCCGGTTCTTCGCCAGGACCGTCCTGCCCGAGCTCTCCGCACGCCGCTCGATCGTCGAATCCACTGACAACTCCCTGATGGACGTCCCCGAGACGTCCTTCTGAGCGGGACTCCCCTGGGCGCCCCCGTCGTGCATGGGGCGCCCAGG encodes:
- a CDS encoding acyl-CoA dehydrogenase, whose protein sequence is MGHFRSNVRDIEFNLFEVLGADEATGPDGPFADMDRDTVREVLREVGKLAVGPIADSFGDADRHPPVFDPATGSVTLPASFKKSYAALRDAEWWRLEAPVELGGTAAPRTLVWAVAELVLGANPAVHLYGTGVPFAGVVHRLGTESQRAIARHIIDRGWGATMVLTEPEAGSDVGAGRARALRQPDGTWHIEGVKRFITSAEHDLSENIVHLVLARPEGAAPGTKGLSLFIVPKFLFDLETGELGRRNGVRAANLERKMGLKASTTCELSFGAGEPAIGYLLGDVHDGIAQMFDVIEHTRMLVGVKAMATLSTAHLNAVDFARTRIQSPDLARRGDRTAPPVTIIHHPDLRAGLMLTKAYAEGLRALVLYTARWQDEIIVGGQRGLDTAPARAVNDLLLPVVKGVASERACERLAHALQTFGGSGYLQDYPLEQYLRDAKIDTLYEGTTAIQGQDLFFRKIVRNDRAALAALTAEITGFLDSLAADGRLEGECAAVRGALADVNGMVDAMLEQHRAARRDPREIYKVGQNTTRLLMSAGDLLVGYLLLRQASSALARLDGGGLSDTDRAFYAGKPAVARFFARTVLPELSARRSIVESTDNSLMDVPETSF